The following DNA comes from Synergistaceae bacterium.
ATCACGTCAATTTTTGAGAATACTTCAAGTCCGGTAATGATTCATCTTTTGCACGACGACACACTAACTCAAGATAACCGCGAAAAATTTATCAGGACTGCACAAAAATATTCGCAGGAAATAAATTTTCACGACATGACAAATTACAGAGATAAATTAACCAATGAAATGAAAGCTATAGCCGGAGGAAGATTCACCGTTGGGACGCTATATAGAATGTTTATCCCGCAGGCACTCGCTGACGTTGACAAAGTAATTTATCTTGACTGCGACGTACTTGTGAATCTCGATATTAAAGAATTATGGGATATTGACATCACAAAAAAATCTTTAGCCGGAGCATTAGACACAGAAGCATTTGGTGTTAACGTCTGGAAGGGGAAAGGTTTGGCAAGAGCAGTTAAATTCAAAATATGGGGAAGCAGCTACAAAACTTATATAAATGGCGGAGTATTATACATGAATCTCAAGAAAATCCGCGAAAGGGGAAATTTATTCGAGCTGGTTAAAAATTGGTGCGAACGTTACGGACATTTAGTGTCCAATGCAGATCAGGACGTTTTGAACGCTATTTTTTACGGCGATATTGAAATCGTAGACGGAAAATTTAACAGATACAATTTAGGCGGAGATATTTCAAATTCGATTCTGCACACATGGACTCATAAACCTTGGAGCGGCTTTCTCGGTGCAAATAGCGATATTCTTTACTGGAAAATGTATTTTAGAAGCGCATGGGGAGAAAATAAAACGTCAGCTGATGATGTTATTGCAATTCTCGCGGGCATGACGAAAATTACTCAAGGCTGGGGGCGGCACAATTCAAATTGGGACTGCATTAAAAGTATTTTCGCACACTATCAACGCAAAATAATGTATAGAATCATCCCTACAAGAGCTATAGCTGTAATTTTTTCGGAGTTGTATCACAGAATCAAATATAAATTTTCGCACCGTCATTAATATTTTGTTATGCTATAATTTCGATAATTTTCACGAAAGAAGGCAAACAAATCTTGACTACGACCGAAAAAGGCTGTACAATGCGCACAACGCACAACCTGCACGCATGCCCAAATTTAAGCGAAAAAATTCATGTTGCACTAGCTGTATACGATCCCTCAGGCAATTATTCACAGCACGCCGGAGTTACAATTACGTCAATTTTTGAGAATACATCAAGTCCGGTAATTATTCATCTTTTGCACGACGACACATTGACTCAAGATAACCGCGAAAAATTTATCAGGACTGCACAAAAATATTCGCAGGAAATAGAATTTATTGACATCAGCGATTATGACAAGAAATATATAAACGATCGGACAGCTTCAGAATTTGCAAATAAATACACTAAGGGGACATTATTTCGTTTCTTCATGCAAGACGTTATAAATCTCGACAAAATAATTTATCTTGACTGCGATATAGTTGTAAATCTTGATATTAGTGAACTCTGGAATATTGATATAAAAGATAACTGCATTGCAGCGGCACTCGATGAAGCTATGAT
Coding sequences within:
- a CDS encoding glycosyltransferase family 8 protein, with translation THNLHACPNLGEKIHVALAVYDPSGNYSQHAGVTITSIFENTSSPVMIHLLHDDTLTQDNREKFIRTAQKYSQEINFHDMTNYRDKLTNEMKAIAGGRFTVGTLYRMFIPQALADVDKVIYLDCDVLVNLDIKELWDIDITKKSLAGALDTEAFGVNVWKGKGLARAVKFKIWGSSYKTYINGGVLYMNLKKIRERGNLFELVKNWCERYGHLVSNADQDVLNAIFYGDIEIVDGKFNRYNLGGDISNSILHTWTHKPWSGFLGANSDILYWKMYFRSAWGENKTSADDVIAILAGMTKITQGWGRHNSNWDCIKSIFAHYQRKIMYRIIPTRAIAVIFSELYHRIKYKFSHRH